The Streptococcus sp. S5 genome contains a region encoding:
- the wecB gene encoding non-hydrolyzing UDP-N-acetylglucosamine 2-epimerase: MGKLKIMVVFGTRPEAIKMAPLVLELQKQKEVIETITVVTAQHRQMLDQVLETFNIVPDYDLDIMGKSQTLLDITSKILNQLDPVIKKEKPDMVLVHGDTTTTFAASLVAFYNQVRIGHVEAGLRTFDKYSPYPEEMNRQMTDDLADLYFAPTGESKANLLKENHPESSIVVTGNTAIDALKLTVQEDYHHEVLDQLDPDKKVILVTMHRRENQGQPMRAVFGALREMVDQEPTIEVVYPVHLSPAVQEAANDLLGEHDRIHLIEPLDVLDFHNLASRSYFIMSDSGGVQEEAPSLGKPVLVLRDTTERPEGVKAGTLKLVGTDPTVVKSTMTELLSNESLYLQMANARNPYGDGKASERIVQAIKHYFGQGEAAEEFHEGEKE; this comes from the coding sequence ATGGGAAAATTGAAAATTATGGTTGTGTTTGGAACCCGACCGGAGGCCATCAAAATGGCCCCTTTGGTATTGGAGTTGCAAAAACAAAAGGAGGTTATTGAGACCATCACAGTGGTCACTGCCCAGCACCGTCAAATGCTGGACCAGGTCTTAGAAACCTTTAACATCGTACCTGATTACGATTTGGATATTATGGGAAAAAGCCAGACCTTATTGGACATTACCTCTAAAATTCTGAATCAATTAGATCCAGTTATCAAAAAAGAAAAGCCGGATATGGTGCTCGTCCATGGAGATACGACAACCACCTTTGCGGCGAGTCTGGTTGCCTTTTACAATCAAGTCCGCATTGGTCACGTCGAAGCTGGTTTGAGAACCTTTGATAAATATTCACCGTATCCAGAAGAGATGAACCGTCAAATGACGGATGATTTAGCGGATCTGTATTTTGCGCCGACAGGCGAAAGTAAGGCCAATCTCTTAAAAGAAAATCATCCGGAATCCTCTATTGTAGTGACGGGAAATACTGCCATTGATGCGTTGAAACTCACGGTTCAAGAGGACTATCACCACGAAGTGTTAGATCAATTGGATCCAGATAAAAAAGTCATCCTGGTCACCATGCATCGAAGAGAAAATCAAGGCCAACCCATGCGAGCGGTCTTTGGAGCTCTGAGAGAAATGGTGGATCAAGAACCGACTATTGAAGTGGTTTACCCAGTGCATCTTAGTCCAGCGGTCCAAGAGGCGGCAAACGATCTATTAGGAGAACATGATCGGATCCACCTCATTGAGCCTCTAGATGTGCTGGATTTCCACAATTTAGCTTCTAGAAGTTACTTTATCATGTCGGATTCAGGTGGGGTGCAAGAGGAGGCGCCATCATTAGGAAAACCGGTATTGGTATTGCGCGATACAACGGAACGCCCAGAAGGGGTCAAAGCAGGGACCTTGAAATTAGTTGGAACGGATCCTACCGTCGTCAAATCCACGATGACAGAGCTCTTAAGCAACGAAAGCCTGTATCTTCAAATGGCAAATGCCCGAAATCCTTATGGGGATGGAAAAGCTTCTGAGCGAATCGTACAAGCCATTAAACATTACTTTGGCCAGGGAGAGGCTGCCGAAGAATTTCATGAGGGAGAGAAAGAATAA
- the rpoC gene encoding DNA-directed RNA polymerase subunit beta', producing MVDVNRFKSMQITLASPSKVRSWSYGEVKKPETINYRTLKPEREGLFDEVIFGPTKDWECACGKYKRIRYKGIVCDRCGVEVTRAKVRRERMGHIELKAPVSHIWYFKGIPSRMGLTLDMSPRALEEVIYFAAYVVIDPKDTPLEHKSIMTEREYRERLREYGPGSFVAKMGAEAIQDLLKQVDLEAEIALLKEELKTATGQKRVKAVRRLDVLDAFYKSGNKPEWMVLNILPVIPPDLRPMVQLDGGRFAASDLNDLYRRVINRNNRLARLLELNAPGIIVQNEKRMLQEAVDALIDNGRRGRPITGPGSRPLKSLSHMLKGKQGRFRQNLLGKRVDFSGRSVIAVGPTLKMYQCGVPREMAIELFKPFVMREIVARDIVQNVKAAKRLVERGDERIWDILEEVIKEHPVLLNRAPTLHRLGIQAFEPVLIDGKALRLHPLVCEAYNADFDGDQMAIHVPLSEEAQAEARILMLAAEHILNPKDGKPVVTPSQDMVLGNYYLTMEEAGREGEGMVFKDRDEAVMALRNGYVHLHTRVGIATDSLNKPWTEAQQHKILLTTVGKILFNDIMPAELPYLQEPNNANLTEGVPAKYFLEPGQDVKAAIEKLELNVPFKKKNLGNIIAEIFKRFRTTETSAFLDRLKDLGYHHSTLAGLTVGIADIPVVEDKAEIIEESHKRVEQITKQFRRGLITDDERYNAVTAEWRAAREKLEKRLVDNQDPKNPIVMMMDSGARGNISNFSQLAGMRGLMAAPNGRIMELPILSNFREGLSVLEMFFSTHGARKGMTDTALKTADSGYLTRRLVDVAQDVIIREDDCGTDRGLVIRAITDGKEMIEPLEERLTGRYTKKSVKHPETGEVIVGPDTLISEDLAREIVKAGVEEVTIRSVFTCNTRHGVCRHCYGINLATGDAVEVGEAVGTIAAQSIGEPGTQLTMRTFHTGGVASNTDITQGLPRVQEIFEARNPKGEAVITEVKGEVTAIEEDASTRTKKVFVSGATGEGEYVVPYTARMKVEVGDQVSRGDALTEGSIQPKRLLAVRDVLSVETYLLAEVQKVYRSQGVEIGDKHIEVMVRQMIRKVRVMDPGDTDLLMGTLMDITDFTDANKDVLISGGVPATARPVLMGITKASLETNSFLSAASFQETTRVLTDAAIRGKKDHLLGLKENVIIGKIIPAGTGMARYRNLEPQAINEVEIIEEVPLTDGTVDEVQTAEVIEE from the coding sequence GTGGTTGATGTAAATCGTTTTAAAAGTATGCAAATCACCCTAGCTTCTCCAAGCAAGGTCCGTTCATGGTCTTATGGAGAGGTCAAGAAACCTGAAACAATCAACTACCGTACATTGAAGCCAGAACGTGAAGGTCTCTTTGATGAAGTCATCTTTGGACCTACAAAAGACTGGGAATGTGCGTGTGGGAAATACAAACGAATCCGTTACAAAGGGATTGTTTGTGACCGCTGTGGGGTTGAAGTAACACGTGCGAAAGTTCGTCGTGAACGCATGGGGCACATCGAGTTGAAAGCACCTGTATCACACATCTGGTACTTCAAAGGAATCCCTTCTCGTATGGGATTGACCTTGGATATGAGCCCTCGTGCCCTTGAAGAAGTCATCTACTTCGCAGCTTATGTGGTGATCGATCCAAAAGATACTCCACTTGAGCACAAATCCATCATGACAGAACGTGAATACCGTGAACGCTTGCGTGAATACGGACCAGGTTCCTTTGTAGCTAAGATGGGTGCAGAAGCCATCCAAGACCTCTTGAAACAAGTGGATCTGGAAGCTGAAATTGCTCTCTTGAAAGAAGAATTGAAGACTGCAACTGGTCAAAAACGTGTGAAGGCTGTGCGTCGTTTGGATGTCTTGGACGCCTTCTACAAATCTGGCAACAAGCCAGAATGGATGGTTCTCAACATCCTTCCGGTTATTCCACCAGATCTTCGTCCGATGGTCCAATTGGATGGTGGCCGTTTTGCTGCCTCTGACTTGAACGACCTTTACCGCCGTGTGATTAACCGGAACAACCGTTTGGCACGTTTGCTTGAGTTGAATGCCCCTGGTATCATCGTGCAAAACGAAAAACGGATGCTCCAAGAAGCCGTTGATGCTTTGATCGATAACGGTCGTCGTGGTCGTCCAATCACAGGACCAGGTAGCCGTCCATTAAAATCATTGAGTCACATGCTCAAAGGGAAACAAGGACGCTTCCGTCAAAACTTGCTCGGTAAACGGGTTGACTTCTCAGGACGTTCTGTTATCGCCGTTGGTCCAACTCTTAAGATGTACCAATGTGGTGTGCCACGTGAAATGGCGATCGAGCTCTTCAAACCATTCGTGATGCGTGAAATCGTTGCGCGTGATATCGTGCAAAACGTTAAAGCTGCAAAACGCTTGGTCGAACGTGGAGATGAACGCATCTGGGATATCCTAGAAGAAGTGATCAAAGAACACCCAGTTCTCTTGAACCGCGCACCGACCCTTCACCGTTTGGGGATCCAAGCTTTTGAACCTGTCTTGATTGACGGGAAAGCTCTTCGCTTGCACCCACTTGTCTGTGAAGCCTATAATGCCGACTTTGACGGGGACCAAATGGCCATCCACGTACCGCTTTCAGAAGAAGCTCAAGCAGAAGCTCGTATCTTGATGTTGGCTGCTGAGCACATCTTGAATCCAAAAGACGGTAAACCAGTTGTTACCCCATCTCAGGATATGGTATTGGGGAACTATTACCTCACTATGGAAGAAGCTGGTCGTGAAGGCGAAGGCATGGTCTTCAAAGACCGTGATGAAGCGGTCATGGCCCTTCGCAATGGCTATGTTCACTTGCATACACGTGTCGGAATTGCGACAGATAGCTTGAACAAACCATGGACAGAAGCGCAACAACACAAGATTCTCTTGACAACTGTTGGTAAGATCCTCTTTAACGATATCATGCCTGCAGAGCTTCCATACCTTCAAGAGCCAAATAATGCCAACTTGACAGAAGGCGTTCCAGCTAAGTACTTCTTGGAGCCTGGTCAAGATGTCAAAGCAGCGATTGAGAAATTGGAATTAAACGTTCCATTCAAGAAGAAAAATCTTGGAAATATCATCGCAGAAATCTTCAAACGCTTCCGTACAACTGAAACGTCTGCTTTCTTGGACCGCTTGAAAGACTTGGGTTACCATCACTCAACCCTTGCTGGTTTGACAGTGGGGATTGCCGATATTCCGGTCGTTGAAGATAAGGCAGAAATCATTGAAGAATCTCACAAACGTGTGGAACAAATCACTAAACAATTCCGTCGTGGTTTGATCACAGATGACGAACGCTACAATGCCGTTACAGCTGAATGGCGTGCAGCCCGTGAAAAATTGGAAAAACGCTTGGTGGATAACCAAGATCCGAAGAACCCAATCGTTATGATGATGGACTCTGGAGCCCGTGGTAACATTTCAAACTTCTCGCAACTTGCCGGTATGCGTGGTTTGATGGCCGCTCCAAACGGACGGATCATGGAATTGCCAATCCTGTCAAACTTCCGCGAAGGTTTGTCAGTACTCGAAATGTTCTTCTCAACTCACGGTGCCCGTAAAGGGATGACCGATACGGCCTTGAAGACAGCCGACTCAGGTTACTTGACTCGTCGTTTGGTTGACGTGGCCCAAGACGTCATTATCCGTGAAGATGACTGTGGAACAGACCGTGGACTTGTGATCCGTGCCATTACTGATGGTAAGGAAATGATCGAGCCACTCGAAGAACGCTTGACTGGTCGTTATACCAAGAAATCTGTTAAACATCCTGAAACAGGTGAAGTCATCGTTGGTCCAGATACCTTGATTTCAGAAGACCTAGCACGTGAAATTGTCAAAGCTGGTGTTGAAGAAGTCACTATCCGCTCTGTCTTTACATGTAACACCCGCCATGGTGTCTGCCGTCACTGTTATGGTATCAACTTGGCGACTGGTGATGCGGTTGAAGTGGGTGAAGCAGTCGGAACTATCGCTGCCCAATCTATCGGGGAACCTGGTACACAGTTGACCATGCGTACCTTCCACACGGGTGGGGTTGCCTCAAATACCGATATCACTCAGGGTCTTCCTCGTGTCCAAGAAATCTTTGAAGCCCGCAATCCAAAAGGGGAAGCGGTCATCACTGAGGTCAAAGGGGAAGTCACAGCGATCGAAGAAGATGCTTCTACACGCACCAAGAAAGTCTTTGTTAGCGGAGCAACTGGTGAGGGCGAATACGTTGTCCCTTACACTGCCCGCATGAAAGTCGAAGTGGGAGATCAAGTCTCTCGTGGTGATGCTCTGACAGAAGGGTCTATCCAACCAAAACGTCTCCTTGCCGTTCGTGATGTCTTGTCTGTTGAAACTTACCTTCTTGCGGAAGTACAAAAAGTATACCGTAGCCAAGGGGTAGAAATCGGCGACAAACACATCGAGGTAATGGTGCGTCAAATGATCCGTAAAGTACGTGTCATGGATCCAGGAGATACAGACCTTCTCATGGGTACTCTGATGGACATTACAGACTTTACAGATGCTAATAAGGATGTCCTTATTTCTGGTGGAGTTCCTGCGACTGCTCGTCCAGTCCTTATGGGAATTACCAAAGCCTCACTTGAAACCAACAGTTTCTTGTCTGCGGCTTCCTTCCAGGAAACAACTCGTGTTCTTACAGACGCAGCGATCCGTGGTAAGAAAGACCATCTCCTTGGACTTAAGGAAAATGTTATCATTGGTAAGATTATTCCTGCAGGTACAGGTATGGCTCGTTACCGCAACTTGGAACCACAAGCGATTAATGAAGTTGAAATTATCGAAGAAGTGCCATTAACAGATGGAACAGTCGATGAAGTTCAAACAGCTGAAGTCATAGAAGAATAA
- the rpoB gene encoding DNA-directed RNA polymerase subunit beta translates to MAGHDVQYGKHRTRRSFSRIKEVLDLPNLIEIQTDSFKDFLDHGLKEVFEDVLPISNFTDTMELEFVGYEIREPKYSLEEARIHDASYSAPIFVTFRLVNKETGEIKTQEVFFGDFPIMTEMGTFIINGGERIIVSQLVRSPGVYFNDKVDKNGKVGYGSTVIPNRGAWLELETDSKDIAYTRIDRTRKIPFTTLVRALGFSGDDEIIDIFGDSELVRNTIEKDIHKNPMDSRTDEALKEIYERLRPGERKTAESSRSLLVARFFDPRRYDLAPVGRYKINKKLNIKNRLLNQTIAEPLVDAETGEILVEAGTVMTRDVIDSISEQLDNGLNKITYIPNDAAVLTEPVELQKFKVVAPTDPDRVVTIIGNANPSDKVRIVTPADILAEMSYFLNLAEGLGRVDDIDHLGNRRIRAVGELLANQVRLGLSRMERNVRERMSVQDNDVLTPQQIINIRPVTAAIKEFFGSSQLSQFMDQHNPLSELSHKRRLSALGPGGLTRDRAGYEVRDVHYTHYGRMCPIETPEGPNIGLINNLSSYGHLNKYGFIQTPYRKVDREKGVVTNEIVWLTADEEDEYIVAQANSKLNEKGGFAEPIVMGRHRGNNQEFPSDQVDYMDVSPKQVVAVATACIPFLENDDSNRALMGANMQRQAVPLIDPKAPYVGTGMEYQAAHDSGAAVIAQHDGKVTYADADKVEVRREDGSLDVYHVQKFRRSNSGTAYNQRTLVKVGETVEKGDFIADGPSMEKGEMALGQNPIVAYMTWEGYNFEDAVIMSERLVKEDVYTSVHLEEFESETRDTKLGPEEITREIPNVGEDALRDLDETGIIRIGAEVKEGDILVGKVTPKGEKDLSAEERLLHAIFGDKSREVRDTSLRVPHGGDGVVRDVKIFTRANGDELQSGVNMLVRVYIAQKRKIRVGDKMAGRHGNKGVVSRIVPVEDMPYLPDGTPVDIMLNPLGVPSRMNIGQVMELHLGMAARNLGIHIATPVFDGASSEDLWDTVKEAGMDSDAKTILYDGRTGEPFDNRVSVGVMYMIKLHHMVDDKLHARSVGPYSMVTQQPLGGKAQFGGQRFGEMEVWALEAYGASNVLQEILTYKSDDVNGRLKAYEAITKGKPIPKPGVPESFRVLVKELQSLGLDMRVLDEDDQEVELRDLDEGEDDDVIHVDDLEKAREKAAKEAKAAFDAEESEK, encoded by the coding sequence TTGGCAGGACATGACGTTCAATACGGGAAACATCGGACCCGTCGTAGTTTTTCAAGAATCAAAGAGGTTCTTGATTTACCAAACTTGATTGAAATCCAGACAGACTCATTCAAAGATTTCTTGGATCATGGCTTGAAGGAAGTATTTGAAGATGTGCTTCCCATCTCAAACTTCACGGATACAATGGAATTGGAATTTGTGGGTTATGAAATCCGCGAACCTAAGTATTCGCTTGAAGAAGCGCGCATCCACGATGCCAGCTACTCAGCACCAATCTTTGTGACCTTCCGTTTGGTCAACAAAGAAACAGGTGAAATCAAGACCCAAGAAGTTTTCTTTGGTGATTTCCCAATCATGACTGAAATGGGAACCTTTATCATCAATGGTGGAGAACGGATTATCGTATCTCAGTTGGTCCGCTCACCAGGTGTCTACTTCAATGATAAGGTGGACAAGAATGGTAAGGTTGGTTATGGATCAACTGTTATCCCTAACCGTGGGGCTTGGTTAGAGCTTGAAACCGACTCAAAAGACATTGCTTACACACGTATCGACCGCACACGTAAGATTCCATTTACAACTCTTGTGCGTGCTCTTGGATTCTCTGGAGATGATGAAATCATCGATATCTTTGGGGATAGCGAATTGGTTCGTAATACCATTGAAAAAGATATCCACAAAAATCCAATGGATTCACGGACAGATGAAGCCCTCAAAGAAATCTACGAGCGTCTTCGTCCGGGTGAACGAAAAACAGCGGAAAGCTCACGCAGCTTGTTGGTAGCTCGTTTCTTTGATCCACGTCGTTATGACTTGGCTCCTGTCGGTCGCTACAAGATCAACAAGAAACTCAATATCAAGAACCGCTTGTTGAACCAAACAATCGCAGAACCATTGGTAGATGCTGAAACAGGGGAAATCCTTGTAGAAGCTGGTACTGTCATGACGCGCGATGTGATCGACAGCATCTCTGAACAATTGGATAACGGTTTGAACAAAATCACCTACATTCCAAATGATGCTGCTGTTTTGACAGAACCAGTAGAATTGCAAAAATTCAAAGTTGTCGCTCCAACAGATCCAGACCGCGTTGTCACCATCATCGGAAATGCCAACCCATCTGACAAAGTACGGATTGTAACTCCAGCAGATATCTTGGCAGAGATGAGCTATTTCTTGAACCTTGCAGAAGGTCTTGGCCGCGTGGATGATATCGACCACCTTGGAAACCGTCGGATTCGTGCCGTTGGTGAATTGCTTGCCAACCAAGTGCGTCTTGGACTTTCACGGATGGAACGAAACGTTCGCGAACGGATGTCTGTACAAGATAACGATGTCTTGACACCACAACAAATTATTAACATTCGTCCCGTAACTGCAGCAATTAAAGAATTCTTTGGTTCTTCACAGTTGTCACAGTTCATGGACCAACACAACCCACTTTCTGAGTTGTCTCACAAACGTCGTTTGTCTGCCTTAGGGCCTGGTGGTTTGACACGTGACCGTGCCGGATATGAAGTGCGTGACGTGCACTATACCCACTATGGTCGGATGTGTCCAATCGAAACACCTGAAGGACCAAACATCGGTTTGATCAACAACTTGTCATCTTATGGACACTTGAACAAGTATGGTTTCATCCAAACGCCATACCGTAAGGTAGACCGTGAAAAAGGTGTAGTGACCAACGAAATCGTTTGGTTGACAGCCGATGAAGAAGATGAGTACATCGTCGCTCAGGCCAATTCTAAGTTGAACGAAAAGGGTGGCTTTGCTGAGCCAATCGTTATGGGACGTCACCGTGGTAACAACCAAGAGTTCCCATCTGATCAAGTCGACTACATGGACGTATCTCCAAAACAAGTAGTTGCTGTTGCGACAGCATGTATTCCTTTCTTGGAAAACGATGACTCCAACCGTGCCCTCATGGGTGCCAACATGCAACGTCAGGCTGTTCCATTGATTGATCCAAAAGCCCCTTATGTGGGTACTGGTATGGAATACCAAGCAGCCCATGACTCAGGAGCTGCAGTCATTGCTCAACATGATGGTAAAGTTACCTATGCAGATGCGGATAAGGTGGAAGTCCGTCGGGAAGATGGTTCTTTGGACGTCTACCATGTTCAAAAATTCCGTCGTTCAAACTCCGGTACAGCTTACAACCAACGTACTCTGGTTAAAGTTGGTGAAACCGTTGAAAAAGGCGACTTTATCGCTGATGGTCCATCGATGGAAAAAGGGGAAATGGCCCTTGGTCAAAACCCAATCGTCGCTTACATGACTTGGGAAGGGTATAACTTCGAGGATGCTGTTATCATGAGCGAACGCTTGGTGAAAGAAGATGTCTACACATCTGTTCACTTGGAAGAATTCGAATCAGAAACACGCGATACCAAGTTAGGCCCTGAAGAAATTACCCGTGAAATTCCAAACGTCGGGGAAGATGCTCTTCGTGACTTGGATGAAACAGGTATTATCCGTATTGGTGCTGAGGTTAAAGAAGGCGATATCCTTGTCGGTAAGGTAACACCGAAAGGTGAAAAAGACCTTTCTGCCGAAGAACGTCTCCTTCACGCTATCTTTGGGGATAAATCTCGTGAAGTGCGTGATACATCACTCCGTGTACCTCACGGTGGAGATGGAGTCGTTCGCGATGTTAAGATCTTTACCCGTGCAAACGGTGATGAATTACAATCTGGTGTCAACATGTTGGTTCGTGTTTACATTGCACAAAAACGTAAGATCCGCGTCGGAGATAAGATGGCCGGTCGTCACGGAAACAAAGGGGTTGTGTCTCGTATTGTTCCAGTTGAAGATATGCCTTACCTTCCAGACGGTACACCGGTTGATATCATGTTGAACCCTCTTGGGGTGCCATCACGTATGAATATCGGTCAGGTTATGGAACTTCACCTTGGTATGGCAGCTCGTAACTTGGGTATTCACATCGCGACACCAGTCTTTGATGGAGCAAGCTCAGAAGACCTCTGGGATACTGTGAAAGAAGCTGGTATGGATAGCGATGCTAAGACGATTCTTTACGATGGACGTACAGGTGAGCCGTTTGACAACCGTGTCTCTGTCGGTGTCATGTACATGATCAAGCTTCACCACATGGTTGATGATAAACTCCATGCCCGTTCAGTCGGACCATACTCAATGGTTACCCAACAACCACTCGGAGGGAAAGCTCAGTTTGGTGGACAACGTTTCGGGGAAATGGAAGTGTGGGCCCTTGAGGCTTATGGTGCGTCAAATGTCCTTCAAGAAATCTTGACTTACAAGTCAGACGATGTCAACGGACGTCTGAAGGCCTATGAAGCGATTACCAAAGGTAAACCAATTCCAAAACCAGGTGTACCAGAATCCTTCCGCGTTCTTGTCAAAGAATTGCAATCACTTGGTCTTGACATGCGTGTCTTGGACGAAGATGATCAAGAAGTGGAACTTCGTGACCTTGATGAAGGAGAAGACGATGATGTGATTCATGTGGATGACCTTGAAAAAGCACGTGAAAAAGCAGCAAAGGAAGCAAAAGCAGCCTTTGATGCCGAAGAATCAGAAAAATAA
- the pbp1b gene encoding penicillin-binding protein PBP1B encodes MNQLKEKLQEFWKKVQKFFAKMYTETPNKEKNEESSWSVGDIFATFLRTLKLLWDVMIALFVCLFLFGAGIGIGYAASLFCNVKVPKTEELVQQVRNVSSVSKLTYSDKSLIAEVDSDLIRTPVAGDAISDNVKKAVIATEDENFESHKGVVPKAVLRATLGSVAGVGSSSGGSTLTQQLIKQQVVGDAPTFTRKATEIVDALALERGMDKNEILTTYLNVSPFGRNNRGQNIAGVEAAAQGIFGVSAKDLSVPQAAFIAGLPQSPIVYSPYAADGSLKSKENLELGLARAKDVLFNMYRTGALSKKDYETYAQYDLTKDFIAPDGIEKTPHDYLYFQAMAEAKEAMYDYLIKRDNVTKQDLKNNETVKAYQELAESELREGGYTIQTTINKPVHNAMQAAVANFGSVLDDGTGLVEVGNVLMDNRTGAVLGFIGGRNFDGNQNNHAFDTERSPGSTIKPLLAYGIAIDQGLMGSNSILSNYPTNFSSGEPIMHVDSRGTAMMDLREALNTSWNIPAYWTYRTLREKGVDVPSYMKKMGYDIPEYGIESLPMGGGIEVTVAQHTNGFQTIANNGNYLKRYMVEQIIDRDGDVVYKHEADPVRVYSPATATIMQDLLRGVITSGATTTFKSRISQVNPTLAGADWIGKTGTTNSNGDMWLMLSTPNVSLGGWIGHDNNASMQTLTGYNNNAQYMAQLANAIYQADPSLFGIQDKFTLDKSVIRSEVLKSTGERPGRVNVNGRDIDVSGQMVTSLWAKNGAPTTQYRFAIGGSDSDYQSAWAAILGNSSGNQSNNKNNSTTNSSSSNSSNRNSSNRGNRR; translated from the coding sequence GTGAATCAATTAAAAGAGAAGCTGCAAGAGTTTTGGAAGAAAGTCCAAAAATTCTTTGCAAAGATGTATACAGAAACTCCGAATAAGGAAAAAAATGAGGAAAGTAGCTGGTCTGTCGGCGATATTTTTGCGACCTTTTTGCGCACCCTCAAACTCCTGTGGGATGTCATGATCGCCCTGTTCGTGTGCCTCTTTTTATTTGGCGCAGGGATTGGGATTGGTTATGCGGCGAGCCTCTTTTGCAATGTCAAGGTTCCAAAGACAGAAGAATTGGTCCAGCAGGTCCGCAACGTCAGCAGTGTTTCAAAACTGACTTATTCCGATAAGAGCTTGATTGCAGAAGTGGACAGTGATTTGATCCGCACGCCAGTCGCAGGAGACGCCATTTCAGACAATGTCAAGAAGGCTGTGATCGCTACTGAGGATGAGAATTTTGAAAGCCACAAGGGAGTTGTACCTAAAGCCGTTCTTCGGGCAACACTTGGATCTGTAGCCGGCGTGGGTTCCTCTAGTGGGGGATCAACCCTGACCCAGCAGTTGATCAAACAGCAAGTCGTGGGAGACGCTCCAACCTTTACTCGTAAGGCGACAGAGATTGTCGATGCCTTGGCTTTAGAGCGGGGAATGGATAAAAATGAAATCCTAACCACCTACTTAAATGTTTCGCCTTTTGGACGAAACAATCGGGGACAAAATATTGCGGGTGTGGAAGCTGCAGCTCAAGGGATCTTTGGCGTCTCTGCGAAAGACTTGTCCGTTCCACAAGCGGCCTTTATCGCTGGCTTGCCACAAAGTCCGATTGTCTACTCTCCTTATGCTGCAGACGGTAGCCTAAAGAGCAAGGAGAACCTCGAGTTAGGTCTGGCGCGTGCCAAAGACGTTTTGTTCAATATGTACCGGACAGGAGCCTTGTCGAAAAAAGACTACGAGACCTATGCTCAGTACGACTTGACCAAAGACTTCATCGCTCCAGATGGCATCGAGAAAACACCGCATGACTACCTCTACTTCCAAGCCATGGCAGAAGCAAAAGAGGCCATGTATGATTACTTGATCAAGCGAGACAATGTCACCAAGCAAGACTTGAAAAATAATGAAACCGTCAAGGCTTATCAAGAATTAGCGGAGAGCGAGTTGCGCGAAGGTGGCTACACCATTCAAACCACGATTAACAAACCGGTTCACAATGCCATGCAGGCCGCAGTAGCGAATTTTGGCAGCGTCTTGGATGATGGGACGGGTCTTGTAGAAGTTGGGAATGTCCTTATGGACAACCGAACGGGTGCCGTTTTAGGATTTATCGGTGGACGGAATTTTGACGGCAACCAAAACAACCATGCCTTTGATACAGAGCGTTCCCCAGGGTCTACAATCAAACCACTGTTGGCCTATGGGATTGCCATCGACCAAGGCTTGATGGGAAGCAATAGCATCCTTTCTAACTACCCGACTAATTTCTCAAGTGGGGAGCCGATCATGCACGTGGATAGCCGAGGGACAGCCATGATGGATCTCCGTGAGGCCCTCAATACCTCATGGAATATTCCAGCTTACTGGACTTACCGGACTCTTCGTGAAAAAGGTGTGGATGTCCCATCCTACATGAAGAAAATGGGCTATGATATCCCTGAATATGGCATTGAGAGTCTGCCGATGGGGGGAGGAATTGAGGTCACTGTTGCCCAACATACCAATGGTTTCCAAACCATTGCTAACAATGGGAACTACCTCAAACGCTACATGGTAGAACAAATCATTGATCGAGATGGGGATGTAGTCTACAAGCACGAGGCAGATCCTGTTCGTGTTTACTCTCCAGCAACGGCAACGATTATGCAGGATCTCTTGCGCGGGGTTATTACGTCTGGTGCTACAACGACCTTTAAGTCACGGATTAGCCAAGTCAACCCAACGCTGGCAGGTGCAGACTGGATTGGAAAAACCGGTACCACTAACTCAAATGGGGATATGTGGCTCATGTTGTCCACCCCTAATGTTTCTTTAGGAGGTTGGATCGGCCATGACAACAATGCTTCCATGCAGACCTTGACTGGATACAACAACAATGCCCAATACATGGCGCAGTTGGCGAATGCAATTTACCAAGCAGATCCAAGTCTCTTTGGGATTCAGGATAAATTCACTCTCGATAAGAGTGTGATCCGCTCTGAAGTACTCAAATCGACTGGTGAAAGACCGGGCCGCGTCAATGTCAATGGTCGGGATATCGATGTGAGCGGTCAAATGGTGACGAGCCTTTGGGCCAAAAACGGAGCGCCAACCACTCAATACCGCTTTGCCATCGGGGGATCGGATAGCGATTATCAAAGTGCTTGGGCAGCGATTCTCGGTAATTCCAGTGGAAATCAGTCGAATAATAAGAACAATTCGACAACCAATAGTTCATCCAGCAATAGTTCAAATCGAAACAGCTCAAATCGTGGCAATCGACGCTAG